The following are from one region of the Mycolicibacterium helvum genome:
- a CDS encoding MCE family protein has product MKPISERNPVLLGAVGAVVLTAMAIGALEFRGLLAMTSTHTYSASFADAGGLKTGASVQVAGYKVGEVKSITLRDSHALVTFVVDDEIRVGDRSEAAIKTKALLGSKVLEVTPRGDGPQNGTIPLERTTSPYQLPDALGDLSATISGLNTDQLSSSLSVLAQTFADTPPQLQAAVAGVARFSQTLDQRDAQLRSLLSNANQATGILAKRSDEIVSLVGNTNALLVQLESQSSALDQLSQNFSTLAQQLNGLIADNRTTLKPALDRLNGVLTIVDNRKAKVQEALKGLRDYATSLGEAVSSGPFFKAYLANLLPGQFVQPFIDAAFSDLGVDPSTLLPSQRVDPQVGQPGTPPLPVPYPRTGQGGDPKLNLPDAITGNPGDPGCGPAGLPLPGPTGCYPYREPQAAPPPGGPPPGPPAEVAPASAPTTPVLQRAPGEMPTATPGGPAGPTNPEAGQ; this is encoded by the coding sequence ATGAAGCCGATCTCCGAACGCAACCCAGTGCTACTCGGCGCCGTCGGTGCGGTCGTGTTGACCGCGATGGCGATCGGTGCGCTCGAGTTCCGTGGGCTGCTCGCCATGACCAGTACACATACCTATTCGGCGTCGTTCGCCGATGCAGGTGGACTGAAGACCGGGGCCTCCGTCCAAGTCGCGGGATACAAGGTCGGCGAGGTCAAATCCATCACATTGAGAGATTCGCACGCACTCGTCACCTTTGTCGTGGATGACGAGATCCGGGTGGGGGATCGCTCCGAGGCTGCGATCAAGACCAAGGCGCTTCTGGGCTCCAAGGTGCTGGAAGTGACACCGCGCGGAGACGGCCCACAGAATGGCACGATCCCGTTGGAGCGAACCACATCGCCGTATCAACTTCCCGATGCGCTTGGCGATCTCTCGGCGACCATCAGCGGGCTCAACACCGACCAACTGTCCAGCTCGCTGTCGGTGCTCGCGCAGACCTTCGCAGATACTCCACCGCAACTACAGGCCGCCGTCGCGGGAGTCGCACGGTTCTCCCAGACGCTCGACCAACGTGACGCGCAGCTGCGAAGCTTGTTGAGCAACGCGAACCAGGCCACCGGAATCCTCGCCAAACGCAGCGATGAGATTGTCAGCTTGGTCGGCAATACCAATGCGCTTCTCGTCCAACTGGAAAGCCAGAGCAGCGCCCTCGACCAACTGTCCCAGAACTTTTCGACGCTGGCCCAACAGTTGAACGGCCTGATCGCCGACAATCGCACGACGTTGAAACCCGCGCTGGACCGGCTCAACGGCGTCCTTACCATCGTCGACAACCGCAAGGCCAAGGTCCAAGAGGCGCTCAAGGGTCTCCGCGACTATGCGACCTCGCTGGGCGAAGCAGTGTCTTCAGGCCCGTTCTTCAAGGCCTACCTGGCAAATCTGTTGCCTGGCCAATTCGTCCAGCCTTTTATCGACGCGGCATTCTCCGATCTCGGGGTGGACCCCAGTACCTTGCTGCCCTCGCAACGCGTCGATCCGCAAGTCGGTCAGCCCGGGACACCTCCGCTTCCGGTGCCCTACCCACGCACCGGGCAAGGCGGTGACCCGAAACTGAACTTGCCGGATGCGATCACCGGCAACCCAGGCGATCCCGGATGTGGCCCAGCCGGATTGCCATTGCCCGGCCCCACCGGCTGCTACCCCTACCGCGAGCCACAAGCCGCGCCGCCACCGGGGGGGCCACCGCCGGGGCCGCCCGCCGAAGTGGCACCTGCATCCGCTCCCACAACGCCGGTACTGCAGCGAGCTCCCGGCGAAATGCCCACCGCAACTCCCGGCGGCCCTGCCGGCCCGACTAACCCGGAGGCTGGTCAGTGA
- a CDS encoding MCE family protein, giving the protein MRKTEANTGRRPRRWWAFGLVGLIVCFVYVTMGMFTNAFSQYVPVTVVSDRAGLVMEVGAKVKLRGVQVGEVGMVTGGRTPVSLRLNLFPNQLEFIPANVQARINATSVFGAKYVELVYPTDPSPKRLAAGAVLTSENVSTEVNTVFENLVDLLNQIDPAKLNSILSALAEGVRGQGERMGEATTALNKVLLQLNPRADTIRADWRSLKGFADSYSAATQNILATLDAASTTSSTVTKQSQQLDALLLNITGFANSGVNLLAPNRDNFIRSINDLQTTTALLAKYNPEYTCLLMGAKTLLDTGYPGIAGGDNGKSLVVDAALLFGKDQYRYPDNLPIVGAKGGPGGKPGCGSLPDVANNFPVRELITNTGWGTGVDVRPNPGIGRPFYTDFFPTTRGYPQPPTLRGQDRGPAPGPIPYPGAPPYGAPMYAPDGTPLYPGEPPAPAPMSPPDPGPPPPGSEPFVVPHPADMQPYPPATPLPVPAAPSP; this is encoded by the coding sequence ATGAGAAAAACGGAAGCGAACACCGGGCGTCGGCCCCGGCGATGGTGGGCGTTCGGTCTCGTGGGACTAATCGTGTGTTTCGTCTATGTCACCATGGGCATGTTCACCAACGCGTTCAGCCAATACGTACCCGTGACTGTTGTCTCCGATCGCGCCGGTCTGGTGATGGAGGTGGGCGCCAAGGTCAAGCTGCGCGGTGTGCAGGTCGGTGAAGTCGGCATGGTCACCGGTGGAAGGACACCAGTCAGCCTGCGGCTCAATCTCTTTCCGAATCAGCTCGAGTTCATTCCTGCCAACGTCCAAGCCCGCATCAACGCCACTTCCGTCTTCGGGGCCAAGTACGTAGAACTGGTGTATCCCACCGACCCCAGCCCGAAGCGGCTTGCCGCGGGTGCAGTGTTGACGTCGGAGAACGTCAGCACCGAAGTCAACACGGTGTTCGAGAACTTGGTGGACCTGCTCAATCAGATCGATCCCGCGAAGCTCAACTCCATTTTGTCGGCGCTGGCTGAAGGAGTACGAGGACAGGGCGAGCGCATGGGGGAGGCCACCACGGCTCTCAACAAGGTGCTCCTGCAGCTGAATCCGCGAGCCGACACCATTCGTGCAGACTGGCGCTCGCTCAAGGGATTCGCGGACTCCTACAGCGCTGCTACGCAGAACATCCTCGCCACGCTGGACGCGGCCAGTACGACCAGCAGCACTGTTACCAAACAGTCCCAGCAACTGGATGCGTTGCTGCTCAACATCACTGGATTCGCCAACAGCGGCGTCAACCTGCTTGCGCCCAACCGGGACAATTTCATCCGGTCGATCAACGACCTGCAAACAACGACGGCTCTGCTGGCCAAGTACAACCCGGAGTACACCTGCCTGCTGATGGGAGCCAAGACCCTGCTGGACACCGGCTATCCCGGTATCGCCGGCGGAGACAACGGCAAGTCGCTCGTCGTCGACGCGGCCTTACTGTTCGGCAAGGACCAGTATCGCTACCCTGATAACCTGCCGATCGTCGGTGCCAAGGGTGGACCTGGCGGGAAGCCGGGTTGTGGGTCGCTACCCGATGTCGCCAACAACTTCCCGGTGCGCGAACTGATCACCAACACCGGGTGGGGCACCGGAGTCGACGTCCGGCCCAACCCGGGGATCGGGCGTCCGTTCTACACCGACTTCTTTCCGACTACTCGCGGCTATCCCCAGCCACCCACGCTGCGCGGGCAGGACCGTGGCCCCGCACCCGGTCCGATTCCGTATCCGGGTGCCCCGCCATACGGTGCGCCGATGTACGCGCCGGACGGCACCCCGCTCTACCCCGGCGAGCCGCCGGCACCTGCCCCGATGTCACCACCGGACCCGGGCCCACCACCACCGGGATCGGAACCGTTCGTGGTTCCCCACCCGGCCGACATGCAGCCCTACCCACCGGCAACTCCGCTTCCGGTTCCGGCAGCGCCGTCACCGTGA
- a CDS encoding ABC transporter permease produces MSVNQARAQRVLWINRWFRSIDDGVDRIGAQAQFYFKTVISLGDALTRYTAETIRLIAEMSLGTGVLVMIGGTTAIVGFLTLSTGALVAVQGYNQFSQVGVEALTGFASAFFNVRLIAPLTAGVAMAATIGAGATAKIGAMRINEEIDALEVMGIRSVAYLASTRVAAGIIVVIPVYCVAVMASFFAARFGTTFLYGQSTGVYDHYFYTFLSTSDMLWSFLLALVIAVVIMLVHTFYGYNASGGPAGVGEAVGRAVRTSLITAGVVVLFMSLAIYGQSGHFNFAG; encoded by the coding sequence ATGAGCGTCAATCAGGCTCGTGCACAACGAGTTCTATGGATTAATCGGTGGTTCAGGTCCATAGATGACGGCGTTGATCGAATCGGCGCACAAGCTCAGTTCTATTTCAAGACGGTAATCTCACTCGGTGACGCCCTGACTCGCTATACGGCCGAGACTATCCGGCTGATCGCGGAAATGAGTTTGGGCACAGGTGTTCTCGTCATGATCGGCGGCACCACGGCGATCGTGGGGTTCCTCACCTTGTCGACCGGCGCTCTGGTCGCAGTGCAGGGATACAACCAGTTCTCGCAAGTGGGTGTCGAAGCGCTGACGGGATTCGCCTCGGCGTTCTTCAACGTGCGATTGATCGCGCCCTTGACGGCCGGCGTGGCAATGGCGGCGACGATCGGGGCGGGAGCGACCGCGAAGATCGGTGCGATGCGGATCAACGAGGAGATCGATGCACTCGAGGTCATGGGTATTCGGTCGGTGGCCTATCTGGCGTCAACTCGCGTGGCCGCCGGGATCATCGTCGTCATCCCGGTGTACTGCGTGGCGGTGATGGCATCGTTCTTCGCGGCCCGTTTCGGCACGACGTTTCTTTACGGGCAATCCACCGGTGTCTACGACCACTACTTCTACACCTTCTTATCCACCTCCGACATGTTGTGGTCGTTCTTGTTGGCTCTGGTGATAGCGGTGGTGATCATGCTGGTCCACACGTTCTACGGGTACAACGCGTCGGGAGGCCCGGCTGGCGTGGGTGAAGCCGTCGGTCGAGCCGTGCGGACCTCACTGATCACCGCGGGTGTCGTCGTCCTGTTCATGTCGCTGGCGATCTACGGCCAGTCCGGACACTTCAACTTCGCAGGGTGA
- a CDS encoding MCE family protein yields the protein MRDNLFGVVVRLSVFVVVCLLGTFALLAIYAQFRFHGGKTYTAIFSNVSGLANGNFVRVAGVEVGKVSHISVNRDNTASVQFSANDNVILTDGSRAAIRYDNLIGGRYLELLEGAGGTRRLPENATIGVDHTAPALDLDALIGGFRPLFRALDPKQVNALSGELISAFQGQGATIGSFLNQTAALTSTLADRDQLIGEVVVNLNTVLGSLAGQGDQFAKAVDSLSSLVGGLAARKQDLSNGLAYANAASASIADLLSQARPAVKDTVTQTDRVASQVLNDKDYFDDLLNTLADSYKVLGRQALNGDYFSFYICDLVLKVNGKGGQPVYVKLAGQDSGRCTPR from the coding sequence GTGAGAGACAACTTGTTCGGCGTAGTCGTGCGGCTTTCCGTCTTCGTCGTGGTCTGTCTGCTGGGAACCTTTGCCCTGCTGGCGATCTACGCGCAGTTCCGGTTCCACGGAGGCAAGACCTACACGGCGATCTTCAGCAACGTCAGCGGACTGGCCAATGGAAACTTCGTGCGGGTCGCCGGCGTCGAAGTCGGCAAGGTCAGCCACATCTCGGTCAACCGCGACAACACGGCTTCGGTGCAGTTCAGCGCCAACGACAATGTGATCCTGACCGACGGTAGCCGCGCAGCCATCCGCTACGACAACCTGATCGGCGGGCGCTATCTCGAGTTGCTCGAAGGGGCAGGCGGCACCAGAAGGCTGCCCGAGAACGCCACCATCGGTGTGGATCACACCGCTCCCGCCCTGGACCTGGATGCGCTGATCGGAGGCTTCCGGCCGCTGTTCCGCGCGCTGGATCCCAAACAGGTCAACGCACTATCCGGCGAACTGATCTCGGCGTTTCAAGGCCAAGGAGCCACGATCGGATCGTTCTTGAACCAGACCGCAGCGTTGACCAGCACGCTGGCCGATCGTGACCAGCTGATCGGAGAGGTCGTGGTCAACCTCAACACCGTCCTTGGCTCGTTGGCAGGGCAGGGTGACCAGTTCGCCAAGGCCGTGGACTCGCTGTCGTCCTTGGTGGGCGGCCTAGCGGCACGCAAGCAAGACCTCAGTAATGGGTTGGCCTATGCCAACGCTGCCTCGGCGTCGATCGCCGACTTGCTGTCGCAAGCCCGTCCGGCAGTCAAGGACACCGTGACCCAAACCGATCGGGTGGCCTCGCAGGTGCTCAACGACAAGGACTACTTCGACGACTTGCTCAACACGCTGGCCGACTCCTACAAGGTGCTCGGACGTCAGGCCCTCAACGGTGACTACTTCAGCTTCTACATCTGCGATCTGGTGCTCAAAGTCAACGGGAAGGGCGGCCAACCGGTGTACGTCAAACTGGCCGGACAGGACTCGGGCAGGTGCACGCCACGATGA
- a CDS encoding MlaE family ABC transporter permease, which translates to MAVETFVCMFRWPFAWREYLFQTWFVARVSLVPALMLCLPFIVLTVFTFNVLLVEFGAADFSGTGASIGAVNQSGPIVTVLVVAGAGATSMCADLGARTIREELEALRVMGVDPIRSLVVPRVLAATTVSLLLSSLVILVGLAGGFVFSVFFQHVTPGAFVSGMTLITGVSDVVVALIKATLFGLTAGLIACYKGISVGGGPAGVGNAVNETVVFSFVALFVINVIVTAVAFQARS; encoded by the coding sequence ATGGCCGTCGAAACCTTTGTGTGCATGTTTCGGTGGCCCTTCGCCTGGCGAGAGTACTTATTTCAGACGTGGTTTGTAGCTCGAGTGTCGTTGGTACCGGCGCTGATGTTGTGTCTGCCTTTCATCGTGTTGACCGTATTCACGTTCAACGTGCTGCTTGTGGAGTTCGGTGCGGCAGACTTCTCGGGCACTGGCGCGTCGATCGGTGCCGTCAATCAGTCAGGACCAATCGTGACGGTCCTTGTCGTTGCGGGGGCCGGTGCGACGTCGATGTGCGCCGATCTGGGTGCACGCACCATCCGTGAGGAACTCGAGGCACTTCGCGTGATGGGGGTCGACCCGATTCGATCACTGGTTGTGCCCCGGGTGCTGGCTGCCACGACCGTTTCCCTGCTGTTGTCCTCACTGGTGATCCTCGTCGGTTTAGCCGGCGGCTTCGTGTTCTCGGTGTTCTTTCAGCACGTCACTCCGGGTGCCTTCGTGTCGGGGATGACGCTAATCACGGGGGTGAGCGATGTGGTGGTCGCGTTGATCAAGGCAACACTCTTCGGCCTCACCGCCGGCTTGATCGCCTGCTACAAGGGGATATCCGTAGGCGGTGGCCCCGCCGGGGTGGGCAACGCCGTGAACGAGACCGTGGTGTTCTCATTCGTCGCGCTGTTCGTGATCAATGTGATAGTGACCGCGGTCGCCTTCCAGGCGCGATCATGA
- a CDS encoding MCE family protein, protein MYLPKRVVIQMAIFTTGTLVAVSAMAFHYMALPNYLFGAGHYQVTLHLPSAAGLYPSGNVTYRGTEVGRVETVALTDTGVNAVLSLNSGVPIPADLDAEVHSQTAVGEQFVTLRPRSGGGPVLKNGDVIPVDRASVPPDINALLDATNRGIQAIPHDSLKTVIDEGYTAVGGLGPELSRLVKGTTSLAIDARKNLDALTTLADQSQPVLDSQATTSGSIAAWAANIATVTRELKAQDPAVSKLLTNGPAAADASRGLLDRLEPSLPILLNNLVSLDRVGITYNNDLEQLLVLLPQGISILQGAGLANRNTKQAYRGAFLSFNLNLNLPPACLTGFLPPQQQRVPTDVDYPARPEGNMYCRVPQDAPFNVRGARNIPCETKPGKRAPTAEMCEGDENYVPLNDGYNWKGDPNATLSGQPIPQPFGGTTDPGAPPSGAAPAGIAVAPYDPNTGTYLGPDGRLYTQTDLSRDADQHQTWQDMLLSPKGR, encoded by the coding sequence ATGTATCTGCCAAAGCGTGTCGTCATTCAGATGGCCATCTTCACCACCGGCACGCTGGTGGCGGTGTCGGCGATGGCCTTCCACTACATGGCGCTGCCCAACTACCTGTTCGGCGCCGGCCACTACCAGGTCACCCTGCACCTACCCAGCGCAGCCGGCCTCTATCCCAGTGGCAACGTCACCTACCGGGGAACCGAGGTCGGCCGTGTCGAGACGGTCGCGTTGACGGACACCGGCGTGAACGCCGTGTTATCGCTGAACTCCGGGGTCCCCATACCGGCCGACCTTGACGCCGAAGTGCACAGCCAAACCGCGGTCGGTGAACAGTTCGTCACGTTGCGGCCTCGGAGTGGCGGCGGGCCGGTGCTGAAGAACGGCGACGTCATTCCTGTCGACCGCGCCTCGGTTCCGCCCGATATCAATGCGCTGCTCGACGCCACCAATCGGGGCATTCAAGCGATCCCGCACGACAGCCTCAAGACCGTCATTGACGAGGGCTACACCGCCGTCGGCGGCCTTGGTCCGGAGTTATCCCGGTTGGTCAAGGGGACAACCTCATTGGCGATCGACGCTCGCAAGAACCTTGACGCCTTGACCACGCTGGCTGACCAATCCCAGCCCGTGCTCGACTCGCAAGCCACAACGTCGGGTTCGATCGCGGCGTGGGCGGCCAACATCGCCACCGTCACACGGGAATTGAAGGCCCAAGACCCCGCGGTATCAAAGCTGCTGACCAACGGGCCCGCGGCCGCCGACGCCAGCCGCGGCCTGCTGGACCGGCTCGAACCCTCGCTGCCGATCCTGCTCAACAACCTCGTCAGCCTCGACCGCGTCGGCATCACGTACAACAACGATCTCGAGCAGCTTTTGGTGCTTCTACCGCAGGGCATTTCGATCCTGCAAGGCGCCGGCCTGGCCAACAGAAACACGAAACAGGCTTACCGGGGAGCCTTTCTGTCGTTCAATCTCAACCTCAACTTGCCGCCCGCCTGCCTTACCGGATTCTTGCCTCCACAGCAACAGCGCGTTCCCACCGACGTCGACTATCCGGCGCGGCCCGAGGGCAACATGTATTGCCGGGTGCCGCAAGACGCGCCGTTCAACGTTCGCGGCGCACGCAACATTCCGTGCGAGACCAAGCCCGGCAAACGCGCCCCTACGGCCGAGATGTGCGAGGGTGACGAAAACTACGTACCCCTGAACGACGGCTATAACTGGAAAGGCGATCCCAACGCCACACTCTCCGGCCAGCCCATTCCGCAACCGTTTGGTGGCACAACGGATCCTGGCGCACCGCCTTCGGGGGCGGCGCCGGCGGGCATTGCGGTCGCACCGTACGACCCCAATACCGGCACCTACCTCGGACCCGACGGCCGGCTCTACACGCAGACCGACCTCAGCCGGGACGCCGACCAACATCAAACGTGGCAGGACATGCTGCTCTCCCCGAAGGGACGTTGA
- a CDS encoding MCE family protein produces MIGGLRRAGAGIVIAVALAGSAGCDWRGLNSLPLAGTAGSGPDSFTVQAQLPNVTNLQPNSRVRVGDVTVGNVTKVEMQGWHALLTMSLDSDVDLPQNATVKLGQTSLFGSLHIELAPPTDAPPEGKLRNGSLIPLSAAGAFPSTEQTLAAISLVLNGGGVGQVQDITEALSTAFAGRADDLRSLINQLDTYVGHLNDQKDDIIAAAESLNNLVGQIAAQKPVVDNALKTIPDALAVLNDQRNTIADAITQLGRFSALAADSVNQTKSALVQELTQVAPVLKSLADAGPALTRALGVLPTFPFPKDTLTKWARGDYANLTAVIDLTLSRIDSSFFTGTRWEGNLTELEMQWGRTIGQLPSPYTAANPLVVPYKLDQGS; encoded by the coding sequence GTGATCGGGGGATTACGCAGGGCCGGTGCCGGTATCGTGATCGCGGTCGCGTTGGCCGGTTCGGCTGGTTGCGACTGGCGCGGACTGAATTCCTTGCCACTGGCGGGCACCGCCGGTAGCGGACCGGATTCGTTCACTGTGCAGGCCCAACTGCCCAACGTCACTAATTTGCAGCCCAATTCGCGTGTTCGCGTCGGCGACGTGACGGTGGGCAACGTCACCAAGGTCGAGATGCAGGGCTGGCATGCGCTGCTGACCATGTCGTTGGACAGTGACGTCGACCTCCCACAGAACGCCACGGTCAAGCTGGGGCAAACCAGCCTGTTCGGCTCGCTGCACATCGAACTGGCTCCACCCACCGATGCGCCGCCAGAAGGCAAGTTGCGCAACGGATCACTGATCCCACTGTCGGCTGCAGGGGCCTTCCCGAGCACGGAACAAACCCTCGCAGCCATCTCGCTCGTACTCAACGGTGGTGGAGTAGGTCAAGTCCAGGACATCACCGAAGCGCTCAGCACCGCCTTCGCCGGGCGCGCGGACGACCTGCGCAGCCTGATCAATCAACTCGACACGTATGTCGGGCATCTCAACGATCAGAAAGACGACATCATCGCCGCGGCCGAGAGTCTCAACAACCTCGTCGGTCAAATCGCTGCGCAGAAGCCTGTCGTCGATAACGCCCTGAAGACCATCCCAGATGCGTTGGCGGTGCTCAACGACCAACGCAACACGATTGCCGACGCGATCACCCAACTCGGTAGGTTCTCCGCGCTGGCAGCCGACTCGGTGAACCAAACCAAGAGCGCGCTCGTGCAGGAACTCACCCAAGTCGCGCCCGTACTGAAGTCGCTGGCCGACGCCGGCCCGGCGTTGACCCGTGCGTTGGGAGTGCTGCCGACCTTCCCGTTCCCGAAGGACACGCTGACCAAGTGGGCGCGCGGCGACTACGCCAACCTCACCGCAGTCATCGACCTGACGTTGAGCCGGATCGATTCCTCGTTCTTCACCGGCACCCGGTGGGAGGGCAACCTCACCGAGCTGGAAATGCAGTGGGGGCGCACCATCGGGCAACTGCCCAGCCCATACACCGCGGCAAACCCGCTCGTCGTCCCCTACAAATTGGACCAGGGGTCCTGA
- a CDS encoding MCE family protein codes for MTSRNRRLAVAAVLVVVLVAGLVAVVRTSDTIGRTHLVAYFDNSNGIFVGDEVRIVGVPVGRIDKIEPQPTQVKISFWLDDKYNVPADAKAVILSPSLVTSRAIQLTPPYTSGPVMADNTVIGRDRTAVPVEFDDFRQQLQKLNTALQPTQPGGVSTLGALVNTTADNLRGQGAAIRDTIIKLSQAISALGDHSNDLFTTLKNLSLLVSALQGSTDLLAQLNHNLAAVTHLVADDPHEVGNAVRDVADLATQLTGFVNDNRESLGITADKLASVSQALHDSIPDIKNVLHVAPNTLQNFINIYQPAQGTLTGALSVNNFQNPITFLCGAIQAASRMGAEQAAKLCVQYLAPIVKNRQYNFPPIGANPVVGAIARPNELTYSEDWMRPDYVPPQPNPAGAPPINAASLPAEAPGPAQPTSTDPSTGLSGMMIQPGGGQ; via the coding sequence GTGACGTCACGCAACCGGCGATTGGCAGTGGCTGCCGTGCTCGTCGTCGTCCTCGTCGCGGGACTCGTCGCCGTAGTGCGCACCAGCGACACGATCGGCCGCACCCACCTAGTGGCCTACTTCGACAACAGCAACGGCATTTTCGTCGGCGACGAAGTCCGCATCGTCGGCGTCCCGGTCGGCAGGATCGACAAGATCGAACCGCAGCCGACGCAGGTCAAGATCAGCTTCTGGCTCGATGATAAGTACAACGTTCCTGCCGACGCCAAGGCAGTCATCCTGTCCCCATCGCTGGTCACCTCCCGGGCCATTCAGCTCACCCCGCCTTATACGTCCGGACCGGTGATGGCCGATAACACCGTCATCGGTCGGGACCGCACTGCGGTACCCGTCGAGTTCGACGACTTCCGCCAACAGCTGCAGAAACTCAACACCGCCCTGCAGCCGACCCAGCCAGGCGGTGTTAGCACGCTGGGCGCCCTGGTCAACACCACCGCAGACAACCTGCGCGGTCAGGGGGCGGCCATTCGCGACACCATCATCAAACTCTCGCAAGCGATTTCGGCACTCGGTGACCACAGTAATGATCTATTCACGACGCTGAAGAATCTGTCGCTGCTGGTGTCGGCTCTGCAAGGTTCCACTGACCTGTTAGCCCAGCTGAATCACAACCTCGCGGCCGTGACGCACCTGGTCGCCGACGACCCACACGAGGTCGGCAACGCTGTGCGCGACGTTGCCGACCTCGCGACTCAGCTGACCGGCTTCGTCAACGACAACCGTGAATCCCTGGGCATCACCGCGGACAAGCTGGCCTCGGTTTCGCAAGCACTGCACGACAGCATCCCCGACATCAAGAACGTGCTGCACGTCGCCCCCAACACTCTTCAGAACTTCATCAACATCTATCAGCCCGCACAGGGCACGCTGACCGGCGCCCTGTCGGTCAACAACTTCCAGAACCCGATCACGTTCCTGTGTGGGGCCATCCAGGCCGCCTCGCGGATGGGCGCCGAACAAGCAGCCAAACTGTGCGTGCAATACCTCGCCCCGATCGTCAAGAACCGCCAGTACAACTTCCCGCCCATCGGAGCAAATCCGGTCGTCGGGGCCATTGCCCGGCCCAACGAACTGACCTACAGCGAGGACTGGATGCGTCCGGACTACGTTCCACCACAGCCGAACCCCGCCGGCGCCCCACCCATCAATGCGGCGTCGTTGCCCGCCGAGGCGCCGGGCCCTGCGCAACCCACGTCAACCGATCCGTCCACGGGTCTGAGCGGGATGATGATCCAGCCCGGAGGTGGCCAGTGA
- a CDS encoding CAP domain-containing protein → MTSGLVVSAAGVLIAAPAGADNKRLNNSVAANVYTIQHQAGCTNDLNINPQLRLAAQWHADDLLNNRDLHADIGSDGSTVQDRARSTGYLGTVSETVAINPALAISGIEIMNDWYYRPDYMNIMSNCANTQIGVWSENSLDRSVVVAVYGQPVAP, encoded by the coding sequence ATGACGTCGGGGCTGGTCGTTAGTGCTGCAGGCGTCCTGATTGCCGCCCCTGCCGGTGCAGACAACAAGCGACTCAACAACAGCGTGGCCGCCAACGTCTATACGATCCAGCACCAAGCCGGTTGCACCAACGATCTCAACATCAACCCGCAACTGCGATTGGCCGCTCAGTGGCACGCCGACGACCTGCTGAACAACCGTGACCTCCACGCGGACATCGGATCTGACGGGTCCACAGTGCAGGACCGCGCCAGGTCAACCGGTTACCTGGGGACCGTGTCCGAGACGGTGGCGATCAACCCAGCCTTGGCAATCAGCGGGATCGAGATCATGAACGACTGGTATTACCGGCCCGACTACATGAACATCATGTCCAACTGTGCCAACACCCAAATTGGGGTCTGGTCCGAGAACAGCCTTGACCGCTCTGTCGTCGTCGCGGTGTACGGCCAGCCGGTTGCACCATGA